One segment of Drosophila simulans strain w501 unplaced genomic scaffold, Prin_Dsim_3.1 Segkk46_quiver_pilon, whole genome shotgun sequence DNA contains the following:
- the LOC27207875 gene encoding histone H2B — translation MPPKTSGKAAKKAGKAQKNITKTDKKKKRKRKESYAIYIYKVLKQVHPDTGISSKAMSIMNSFVNDIFERIAAEASRLAHYNKRSTITSREIQTAVRLLLPGELAKHAVSEGTKAVTKYTSSK, via the coding sequence ATGCCTCCGAAAACTAGTGGAAAGGCAGCCAAGAAGGCTGGCAAGGCTCAGAAGAACATCACCAAGAccgacaagaaaaagaagcgcaaGAGGAAGGAGAGCTATGCCATCTACATTTACAAGGTTCTCAAGCAGGTCCATCCTGACACCGGAATTTCGTCGAAGGCGATGAGCATAATGAACAGCtttgtaaatgatattttcgaGCGAATTGCTGCCGAAGCGTCTCGTCTAGCTCACTACAACAAGCGCTCGACCATCACCAGTCGGGAAATCCAAACGGCTGTTCGCCTGCTTCTGCCTGGAGAGTTGGCCAAGCATGCTGTCAGTGAGGGAACCAAGGCTGTTACCAAGTACACCAGCTCCAAATAA
- the LOC120285537 gene encoding histone H1-like, whose product MSDSAVATPASPVAATPATVEKKVVQKKASGSAGTKAKKATATPSHPPTQQMVDASIKNLKERGGSSLLAIKKYITATYKCDAQKLAPFIKKYLKSAVVNGKLIQTKGKGASGSFKLSASAKKDKDPKAKSKVLSAEKKVQSKKVASKKIGVSSKKTAAGAADKKPKAKKGVATKKTAENKKTEKAKAKDAKKTGIVKSKNAATKAKVTASKPKAVVAKAPKAKPAVSARPKKTVKKASVSATAKKPKAKTTAAKK is encoded by the coding sequence ATGTCTGATTCTGCAGTTGCAACGCCCGCTTCCCCAGTGGCTGCCACGCCAGCGACAGTTGAGAAAAAAGTGGTCCAAAAAAAGGCATCTGGATCCGCTGGCACAAAGGCTAAGAAAGCCACTGCGACGCCGTCACATCCGCCAACTCAGCAAATGGTGGACGcttctattaaaaatttaaaggaaCGTGGCGGTTCATCACttcttgcaataaaaaaatatatcactgCCACCTATAAATGCGACGCCCAAAAGTTAGCGCCATTCATCAAGAAGTACCTAAAATCGGCCGTGGTCAATGGAAAGCTTAtccaaacaaagggaaaaggtgCATCTGGATCTTTTAAACTGTCGGCCTCCGCCAAGAAGGACAAAGATCCGAAGGCAAAGTCGAAGGTTTTGTCTGCagagaaaaaagttcaaagcaaGAAGGTAGCCTCTAAGAAGATTGGTGTCTCCTCAAAAAAAACCGCCGCTGGGGCTGCTGACAAAAAGCCCAAAGCTAAGAAGGGTGTGGCTACCAAAAAGACTgccgaaaataagaaaactgagAAGGCAAAAGCCAAGGATGCCAAGAAAACTGGAATCGTAAAGTCGAAGAACGCCGCAACAAAGGCGAAAGTGACTGCATCGAAGCCAAAGGCTGTAGTAGCGAAAGccccaaaggcaaagccagcGGTGTCTGCAAGACCCAAAAAGACGGTGAAGAAAGCATCGGTTTCTGCTACCGCCAAGAAGCCGAAAGCAAAGACTAcggctgccaaaaagtaa
- the LOC120285551 gene encoding histone H4, protein MTGRGKGGKGLGKGGAKRHRKVLRDNIQGITKPAIRRLARRGGVKRISGLIYEETRGVLKVFLENVIRDAVTYTEHAKRKTVTAMDVVYALKRQGRTLYGFGG, encoded by the coding sequence ATGACTGGTCGTGGTAAAGGAGGCAAAGGCTTGGGAAAGGGTGGCGCCAAGCGTCATCGCAAAGTGCTGCGTGATAACATCCAAGGTATCACGAAGCCTGCTATCCGCCGTTTGGCTCGTCGAGGCGGTGTGAAGCGCATATCTGGACTCATATACGAGGAAACGCGTGGCGTTCTGAAGGTTTTCTTGGAGAACGTAATTCGTGATGCCGTCACCTACACCGAACACGCCAAGAGGAAGACAGTTACAGCCATGGATGTTGTCTACGCTCTGAAGAGGCAAGGCCGCACCCTCTACGGATTTGGCGGTTAA
- the LOC120285546 gene encoding histone H2A, protein MSGRGKGGKVKGKAKSRSNRAGLQFPVGRIHRLLRKGNYAERVGAGAPVYLAAVMEYLAAEVLELAGNAARDNKKTRIIPRHLQLAIRNDEELNKLLSGVTIAQGGVLPNIQAVLLPKKTEKKA, encoded by the coding sequence ATGTCTGGACgtggaaaaggtggcaaaGTGAAGGGAAAGGCAAAGTCCCGCTCGAACCGTGCCGGTCTTCAATTCCCTGTGGGCCGTATTCACCGTCTGCTGCGAAAGGGCAACTACGCCGAGCGTGTTGGTGCAGGCGCTCCAGTTTACCTAGCTGCCGTAATGGAATATCTGGCCGCTGAGGTTCTCGAGTTGGCTGGCAATGCTGCTCGTGACAACAAGAAGACTAGAATTATTCCGCGTCATCTGCAACTGGCCATCCGAAACGACGAGGAGTTAAACAAGCTGCTCTCCGGCGTCACAATTGCACAAGGTGGCGTGTTGCCTAATATACAGGCTGTTCTGTTGCCCAAGAAGACCGAGAAGAAGGCCTAA
- the LOC120285540 gene encoding histone H1-like — protein MSDSAVATPASPVAATPATVEKKVVQKKASGSAGTKAKKATATPSHPPTQQMVDASIKNLKERGGSSLLAIKKYITATYKCDAQKLAPFIKKYLKSAVVNGKLIQTKGKGASGSFKLSASAKKDKDPKAKSKVLSAEKKVQSKKVASKKIGVSSKKTAAGAADKKPKAKKGVATKKTAENKKTEKAKAKDAKKTGIVKSKNAATKAKVTASKPKAVVAKAPKANQRCLQDPKRR, from the coding sequence ATGTCTGATTCTGCAGTTGCAACGCCCGCTTCCCCAGTGGCTGCCACGCCAGCGACAGTTGAGAAAAAAGTGGTCCAAAAAAAGGCATCTGGATCCGCTGGCACAAAGGCTAAGAAAGCCACTGCGACGCCGTCACATCCGCCAACTCAGCAAATGGTGGACGcttctattaaaaatttaaaggaaCGTGGCGGTTCATCACttcttgcaataaaaaaatatatcactgCCACCTATAAATGCGACGCCCAAAAGTTAGCGCCATTCATCAAGAAGTACCTAAAATCGGCCGTGGTCAATGGAAAGCTTAtccaaacaaagggaaaaggtgCATCTGGATCTTTCAAACTGTCGGCCTCCGCCAAGAAGGACAAAGATCCGAAGGCAAAGTCGAAGGTTTTGTCTGCagagaaaaaagttcaaagcaaGAAGGTAGCCTCTAAGAAGATTGGTGTCTCCTCAAAAAAAACCGCCGCTGGGGCTGCTGACAAAAAGCCCAAAGCTAAGAAGGGTGTGGCTACCAAAAAGACTgccgaaaataagaaaactgagAAGGCAAAAGCCAAGGATGCCAAGAAAACTGGAATCGTAAAGTCGAAGAACGCCGCAACAAAGGCGAAAGTGACTGCATCGAAGCCAAAGGCTGTAGTAGCGAAAGCCCCAAAGGCAAACCAGCGGTGTCTGCAAGACCCAAAAAGACGGTGA